The genomic stretch AGTCGTGCCCCCAGTCGCTGATGCAGTGGGCCTCGTCGACGACGAGCATGCCGATGCGACGCACGAGCTCGGGCAGCTGCTCCTCGCGGAACGTGGGGTTGACGAGCCGCTCGGGCGACACGAGCAGCACGTCGACCTCGTCGGCGTCGAGCCGGGCGCGCACGTCGCCCCACTCGTGCTGGTTGGTCGAGTTGATCGCCACCGCATGGACTCCCGCGCGCTCGGCGGCCTGCACCTGGTCGCGCATGAGCGCGATCAGCGGTGAAATGAGCACGGTCGGACCGGCCCCGCGATCGCGAAGCAGCTTCGTCGCGACGAAGTAGACGGCCGACTTGCCCCAGCCGGTGCGCTGCACGACGAGGGCGCGGCGCCCGCCCTCGACCAACGAGTCGATCGCTTCGAGCTGCCCCTCGTGGAACTCGGCGTCGTCGCGCCCGACGAGTGCGCGCAGTGCGGAACGGGCCGTGGTCTCGAGTGCGCTGCCGATCATGCCTTCAGCCTGACAGCAGCGTCCGACATCCGACAGGAGTGCCGGCGGAGGAGAGGGGATTCGAACCCCGGCAACGCATCGCGTTGCCCCGGAGCGCGGAGCGCGAGGCAGGCCGCGTTGGTGTGGGCGCCCATGGAGGGTGGGCAGATCGCCTGGGGGGCAAGCGGCGGAGGATAGGGGATTCGAACCCCTGAGGGCTTGCACCCAACACGCTTTCCAAGCGTGCGCCATAGGCCACTAGGCGAATCCTCCAAGGCTGCGCAAGCGCAGGCCAGCGACCATCATACGGCAGCCGGAGCTAGAGCGAGGCGACGGCCTCGCCGACCGGGGTGTCGCCGTTCACGAGATCGAACTGCATGCGGATCGCCGCGCGCTGTTCGAGCGCCTCGCGAAGGACCAGCGCCACGTCATCGCGCGTGACGGGCGACGCGTCGAGACCCTGCCCGACGGTGACGTGCCCGGTGCCCGCGTCGTTCGTGAGGCTGCCGGGCCGCACGATGGTGTACTCGAGGTCGGCGCGAGCGCGGATCTCGTCGTCGGCCTCCGCCTTCGCGCGCAGGTAGACCTGAAAGACGTCGTCGCTTTCGCCGTCGTGGCGATCTGCGTTGATGGACGACACGATCACGAGCCGTTTGATGCCGGCGAGCCGGGCCGCGTCGGCGGTGAGCACGGCGCCGTCCCGGTCCATCGTGATCTTGCGGGCCGCACCTGAGCCCGGGCCGGCGCCCGCGGCGAACACGATCGCGTCGGCGCCGGACAAGCCCATGGCCACCTCGCCCGTGTGCGACCGCTCGAGATCGACCACCCATGGCTCGCCGCCATGCGCGCGCACGTCACCCTGGTGGTCCGGGTTGCGGATGAGACCGACGACCTCGTGCTGGTGGGCGTGGAGCAACTGCGTGAGGCGGAGGGCGATCTGACCGTGTCCACCGACGATGGCGACCTTCATGCCGCTAGACAACCGCACCGACCTGGATGCACGCATCCTGCCGATTGCGTCGCCCCGGCCCCGTGACCGACAGCTCGCCCACCCGGTCAGTCTCGCCGCGGCATGCCGAGCACGTATGCGGCCTGCGCGATGTGCTGGGCCGCGTCGTCGATGAGGCTGATGAGCCGCACGCCCCGCGTGACGGGCGGCTGCCAGTTGCGATCGATGACCTCGTCGAGGGCCGCTTCGTCCAGCGTGCCGAGATAGGCGTCGAGGGCGTCGAAGCAGGCGCCGAGGTAGTCGAGCAGCAGGGCGGCGTCATCGACCGCGATCGCGTGGGCCTGCTCCGGCGTATGCCCATAGCCGTGGGTCTCGCCGAGCGGGCCGAGGTCGAACCGCTGGTCGAACTCCTGCGTCGACCAGACGGGATCGGCGCCGCTGAGTGGCGCGAGCTGCGCGTCGATCTCGCGCCCGCTGTGCCAGAGCAGCCACGCGACCGAGTTGTCGTGCCCGCCCGGGTGCGCGTTCAGCACCTCCGGGTCGAGGCGGTCGCGAAGCGCCTCGGCGGCGCGCCGCGGACGATTGGCGAGATCACGGAGAACGTCGATGGCATCCATGCGGCAGAGGGTACGCCGACCGGATGCACGCCACGCGATGATGGACGGGCACGCGGGCACGGGGCGCGGAAGAAAAAGGACCCCCCGCGCACCCGCCAGAGCCTGGTTACCCTTGCTGCGTTTCCGCCCTGGGGGAGTTGGCCTGGATGGCGCCACGCGGGGAGCCGACGGCCAACGATACCCGAACGCACCGCGCGACGCACGCGCGCTCACGGCCGCGAGAGCGCCGACGCGGGCGCATCGACATTGGCCGCACGTAGGATGCGCCGCGTGACTTCGAGCATCTATCTCACCTCGTCGCAGCGATACTCCGGCAAGTCGACGGTCGCCCTCGGCATCCTCGACGCCCTCAGCGGTACGGCCGGACGGGTCGGCGTCTTCAGGCCCGTCATCCGGACCGACGACCGGGACGCCCGCGGCGACCACGTGCTCGAGTTGCTGCTCGAACGCGCCGACCGGAGCATCGGGCTGACCGGCGAGGACGCCTCCGGCGTGACCTACGACGACGTGCACGCCGACCCGGATGCGGCGCTGGGCGTGATCCTGTCGAAGTTCCACGAGCTTCAGCGCCGCTGCGACACGATCGTCGTGGTCGGGAGCGACTTCACGGATGTGGCGCATCCGACCGAGTTCGCCTATAACCTGCGCATCGCCGCGAATATGGGGGCGAAAGTGCTCATGGTGCTCTCCGGCCGCGATGACGCCCTTGGCGCGAGGCCGGCCGAGGACGTCGCTGCGGCGCTCGAGGTCGTGCTCCCCGAATTCGTCGCGTCGCACGCCAGCCTGCTCGGCGTGTTCGTCAATCGCGCCGATGAGGAGGCAGCAGACGCCATCGCCGAGGCCGTCACGGCGGTCGTGCGGAACCGCGCCGCCGGGGACGACGCCCGGGCGCCCGTGTGGGTGCTGCCCGAGCAGGCGCTGCTGAGCGCGCCGACGGTGCGCGACCTCGTGGAGGCGGTCGACGGCACGCTGCACTCGGGCGATGAGAACCTGCTGGACCGTGAATCGCTCGGCGTCGTCGTTGCGGGCATGGGCATGGAACGAGTGCTCGAGCGCCTCATCGAGGGCGGCGTCGTCATCGTCGCCGCCGACCGCACCGAGACCCTGTTGGCAGTCCTCCTTGCCCACTCCGCCGACACGTTTCCCTCCCTCGCCGGCGTCATCGTCAACGGGCCGTTCGCGTTCTCACCGGTCATCCAGCAGCTGCTCGACGGCGTCGACTCGAACCTGCCGATCATCCGCTGCGACACCGGGACGTTCGAGACCGCGCAGCGCGTCATGCAGACGCGCGGCTTCCTCGCGGCGACCTCCCGCCGCAAGATCGATGTCGCGCTCGCATCCTTCGAGCGCAGCGTGCCTGGTGATGAGATCCGCGCGCTGCTCGACGTCGCGCCCTCGAGCGTGGTCACACCGCTCATGTTCGAGTACACGCTCCTCGATCGCGCGAGGCGCGACCGCAAGCACATCGTGCTCCCGGAGGGGGCCGACGACCGCATCCTGCTCGCTGCGGGCACGTTGCTCGCGCGCGAAGTCGCCCGGCTCACGATCCTCGGCGACGAGAGTGAGGTGCGGGCGCGGGCCGCAGAGCTGGGCGCCGACATCTCGGACGCCCGGGTGCTGTCCCCGGACGACCCCGCGCTCGTCGCGCGCTTTGCCGAGGAGTACGCGCGCCTGCGTGCCCACAAGGGAATGACGGTCGAGGCCGCGGCCGACCGGGTGCAGGACGTCAGCTACTTCGGCACGATGATGGTGCATCTCGGCCTCGCCGACGGCATGGTCTCGGGCGCGGCCCACACGACGGCCCACACGATCCGCCCCGGTTTCGAGATCGTGCGGACGAAACCGGGCGTGTCGATCGTGTCGAGCGTGTTCCTCATGTCGCTCGCCGACCGCGTGATC from Pseudoclavibacter endophyticus encodes the following:
- a CDS encoding NAD(P)H-binding protein yields the protein MKVAIVGGHGQIALRLTQLLHAHQHEVVGLIRNPDHQGDVRAHGGEPWVVDLERSHTGEVAMGLSGADAIVFAAGAGPGSGAARKITMDRDGAVLTADAARLAGIKRLVIVSSINADRHDGESDDVFQVYLRAKAEADDEIRARADLEYTIVRPGSLTNDAGTGHVTVGQGLDASPVTRDDVALVLREALEQRAAIRMQFDLVNGDTPVGEAVASL
- a CDS encoding mycothiol transferase, with product MDAIDVLRDLANRPRRAAEALRDRLDPEVLNAHPGGHDNSVAWLLWHSGREIDAQLAPLSGADPVWSTQEFDQRFDLGPLGETHGYGHTPEQAHAIAVDDAALLLDYLGACFDALDAYLGTLDEAALDEVIDRNWQPPVTRGVRLISLIDDAAQHIAQAAYVLGMPRRD
- the pta gene encoding phosphate acetyltransferase gives rise to the protein MTSSIYLTSSQRYSGKSTVALGILDALSGTAGRVGVFRPVIRTDDRDARGDHVLELLLERADRSIGLTGEDASGVTYDDVHADPDAALGVILSKFHELQRRCDTIVVVGSDFTDVAHPTEFAYNLRIAANMGAKVLMVLSGRDDALGARPAEDVAAALEVVLPEFVASHASLLGVFVNRADEEAADAIAEAVTAVVRNRAAGDDARAPVWVLPEQALLSAPTVRDLVEAVDGTLHSGDENLLDRESLGVVVAGMGMERVLERLIEGGVVIVAADRTETLLAVLLAHSADTFPSLAGVIVNGPFAFSPVIQQLLDGVDSNLPIIRCDTGTFETAQRVMQTRGFLAATSRRKIDVALASFERSVPGDEIRALLDVAPSSVVTPLMFEYTLLDRARRDRKHIVLPEGADDRILLAAGTLLAREVARLTILGDESEVRARAAELGADISDARVLSPDDPALVARFAEEYARLRAHKGMTVEAAADRVQDVSYFGTMMVHLGLADGMVSGAAHTTAHTIRPGFEIVRTKPGVSIVSSVFLMSLADRVIVYGDCAVNPDPTAEELADIAISSAATAAQFSITPRVAMLSYSTGHSGSGAGVEKVREATRIVRERRPDLAVEGPLQYDAAIDAAVAEKKLPGSLVAGQATVFVFPDLNTGNNTYKAVQRSAGAVAIGPVLQGLNKPINDLSRGALVSDIVNTVAITAIQAQNEAPTPTGAVGPAAVDAA